From Cheilinus undulatus linkage group 17, ASM1832078v1, whole genome shotgun sequence, one genomic window encodes:
- the LOC121525679 gene encoding endoplasmic reticulum chaperone BiP has translation MKLLWVVLLVTGTVFADDDDKKDSVGTVVGIDLGTTYSCVGVFKNGRVEIIANDQGNRITPSYVAFTSEGERLIGDAAKNQLTSNPENTVFDAKRLIGRTWGDSSVQQDIKYLPFKVTEKKNKPHIQVDIGGGQMKTFAPEEISAMVLTKMKETAEAYLGKKVTHAVVTVPAYFNDAQRQATKDAGTIAGLNVMRIINEPTAAAIAYGLDKRDGEKNILVFDLGGGTFDVSLLTIDNGVFEVVATNGDTHLGGEDFDQRVMEHFIKLYKKKTGKDVRKDNRAVQKLRREVEKAKRALSAQHQARIEIESFFEGEDFSETLTRAKFEELNMDLFRSTMKPVQKVLEDADLKKSDINEIVLVGGSTRIPKIQQLVKEFFNGKEPSRGINPDEAVAYGAAVQAGVLSGEEDTGDVVLLDVCPLTLGIETVGGVMTKLIPRNTVVPTKKSQIFSTASDNQPTVTIKVYEGERPLTKDNHLLGTFDLTGIPPAPRGVPQIEVTFEIDVNGILRVTAEDKGTGNKNKITITNDQNRLTPEDIERMVNDAERFADEDKKLKERIDARNELESYAYSLKNQIGDKEKLGGKLSDEDKEAIEKAVEEKIEWMESHQEAELEDFQAKKKELEEVVQPIISKLYGSAGGPPPEGAETEQDEKDEL, from the exons ATGAAGCTGTTGTGGGTTGTTTTACTGGTGACCGGCACTGTGTTTGCCGATGACGACGACAAGAAGGACAGTGTTGGGACTGTGGTTGGAATTGACCTGGGGACCACCTACTCATG TGTCGGAGTGTTCAAGAATGGGCGTGTGGAGATCATTGCCAACGACCAGGGTAACCGCATTACCCCATCATATGTGGCTTTCACCAGTGAGGGTGAGCGTCTCATTGGTGATGCTGCCAAGAATCAACTGACCTCCAACCCTGAGAACACAGTCTTTGATGCCAAGAGATTGATTGGGCGCACTTGGGGAGACTCCTCTGTGCAGCAGGACATCAAGTACCTGCCATTTAAG GTGACTGAGAAAAAGAACAAGCCCCACATTCAGGTTGACATTGGTGGTGGACAGATGAAGACATTTGCTCCTGAGGAGATCTCTGCCATGGTGCTGACTAAAATGAAGGAGACTGCTGAAGCTTATCTGGGCAAGaag GTAACACATGCTGTGGTCACCGTCCCTGCTTATTTCAATGATGCTCAGCGTCAGGCAACCAAGGATGCTGGTACCATCGCTGGCCTCAATGTCATGAGAATCATCAATGAGCC AACTGCTGCTGCCATTGCTTATGGTCTGGACAAGAGGGACGGCGAGAAGAACATTCTTGTATTCGATCTGGGTGGTGGCACCTTCGATGTTTCCCTGCTGACTATTGACAATGGTGTGTTTGAGGTGGTGGCAACCAACGGTGACACCCATCTTGGAGGTGAGGACTTCGACCAGCGCGTCATGGAGCACTTCATCAAGCTGTACAAGAAGAAGACAGGCAAAGATGTGCGCAAGGACAACCGTGCTGTGCAGAAGCTGCGTCGTGAGGTTGAGAAGGCAAAGAGAGCACTGTCCGCCCAGCACCAGGCTCGCATTGAGATCGAGTCCTTCTTTGAGGGAGAAGACTTCTCTGAGACCCTGACCCGTGCCAAGTTCGAAGAGCTCAACATG GACCTGTTCCGTTCCACCATGAAGCCTGTCCAGAAGGTGCTGGAAGATGCTGACCTGAAGAAGTCTGATATTAATGAGATTGTTCTGGTTGGAGGCTCCACCCGTATCCCCAAAATTCAGCAGCTGGTGAAGGAGTTCTTCAATGGCAAAGAGCCCTCCAGGGGCATCAACCCTGATGAGGCTGTGGCTTATGGAGCTGCTGTGCAGGCTGGAGTGCTTTCTGGAGAGGAGGACACTG GTGATGTTGTTCTTCTGGATGTGTGCCCCCTGACTCTTGGTATTGAGACCGTTGGAGGAGTGATGACCAAACTGATCCCCAGGAACACTGTGGTGCCTACCAAGAAATCTCAGATCTTCTCTACAGCTTCTGATAACCAGCCTACTGTCACCATAAAGGTTTATGAAG GTGAACGTCCTCTGACAAAAGACAACCATCTGCTGGGCACATTCGATCTGACTGGCATCCCTCCTGCCCCTCGTGGCGTACCACAGATCGAAGTCACCTTTGAGATCGATGTCAACGGTATCTTGCGTGTCACAGCTGAGGACAAAGGCACCGGCAACAAGAACAAGATCACCATCACAAATGACCAGAATCGCCTGACGCCAGAGGACATCGAGCGCATGGTGAACGATGCTGAGCGCTTCGCCGATGAAGACAAGAAGCTGAAGGAGAGAATTGATGCCCGTAACGAGCTTGAGAGCTACGCTTACTCACTGAAGAACCAGATTGGTGACAAGGAGAAGCTGGGTGGCAAGCTGTCAGATGAGGACAAGGAAGCAATTGAGAAGGCAGTGGAGGAGAAGATTGAGTGGATGGAGTCACACCAGGAGGCTGAGCTGGAGGACTTCCAGGCCAAGAAGAAGGAGCTTGAAGAGGTGGTTCAACCCATCATCAGCAAGCTTTACGGTAGTGCAGGAGGACCACCACCAGAGGGCGCAGAAACCGAGCAAGATGAGAAGGATGAGTTGTAG